One region of uncultured Desulfovibrio sp. genomic DNA includes:
- a CDS encoding helix-turn-helix domain-containing protein yields the protein MEKYPYLNEAVANILKGRREALGMSKRKLSELAMIERAYITGLENGKWNVSLNVLFCLSEALEIKPDVFIQLVMDEVENMKKMDVP from the coding sequence ATGGAAAAATATCCTTATTTAAATGAAGCAGTTGCGAATATCCTGAAGGGCAGACGTGAAGCTCTTGGCATGAGCAAGCGTAAGTTGTCTGAGCTTGCGATGATAGAAAGGGCTTATATTACCGGATTGGAAAATGGTAAGTGGAATGTGTCATTGAATGTTTTGTTTTGTTTAAGTGAGGCGCTTGAAATAAAACCTGATGTATTTATTCAATTAGTAATGGATGAGGTTGAAAACATGAAAAAAATGGATGTGCCATGA
- the ahcY gene encoding adenosylhomocysteinase: MIKPLDLTLDYKVADISLADFGKKEMQLSERETPGLMECIKKYGPTQPLKGLKVTGSLHMTIQTAMLIKTLHALGADIRWASCNIFSTQDHAAAAIAESGMAKVFAWKGETLEDYWWCTEMALTWPDGSGPDLIVDDGGDATLLIHKGFEAENDPSILDQKTDNKEFQCILDRLKLRLKEAPQHWHKVAAKVKGVSEETTTGVHRLYQLEAAGTLLFPAINVNDSVTKSKFDNLYGCRESLADGIKRATDIMVAGKVVVVVGYGDVGKGCAQSMRGFGARVLVTEIDPICALQAAMEGFEVTTVENALHQGDIYVTCTGNYHVITGAHMEAMKDEAIVCNIGHFDSEIEMSYLENTPGITCLNIKPQVDKWTLKSGRSIIVLAEGRLVNLGCATGHASFVMSNSFTNQTLAQLKLASEPLENKVYTLPKELDEEVARLHLARLGVKLTTLTPEQAEYIGVKVEGPYKPSHYRY, from the coding sequence ATGATTAAGCCTCTTGACCTGACCCTTGACTACAAAGTGGCCGACATATCTTTGGCTGACTTTGGCAAAAAAGAAATGCAGCTTTCCGAGCGCGAAACGCCCGGCCTCATGGAATGCATCAAAAAATACGGTCCCACCCAGCCCCTCAAGGGCCTCAAGGTCACCGGCTCCCTGCACATGACCATTCAGACGGCCATGCTCATCAAGACCCTGCACGCCCTTGGCGCAGACATCCGCTGGGCTTCGTGCAACATCTTTTCCACTCAGGATCACGCCGCCGCCGCCATTGCGGAAAGCGGCATGGCCAAGGTCTTTGCCTGGAAGGGCGAAACCCTTGAAGACTACTGGTGGTGCACGGAAATGGCCCTCACCTGGCCTGACGGCAGCGGCCCCGACCTTATCGTGGACGACGGCGGCGACGCCACCCTGCTGATCCACAAAGGTTTTGAGGCGGAAAACGATCCCTCCATCCTTGACCAAAAGACCGACAACAAGGAATTTCAGTGCATTCTTGACCGCCTTAAGCTGCGCCTCAAGGAAGCCCCGCAGCACTGGCACAAGGTTGCCGCCAAGGTAAAGGGCGTTTCGGAAGAAACCACCACCGGCGTTCACCGCCTCTACCAGCTGGAAGCTGCCGGCACCCTGCTGTTCCCGGCCATCAACGTCAACGACTCGGTCACCAAGTCCAAGTTCGACAACCTGTACGGCTGCCGCGAATCCCTGGCTGACGGCATCAAACGCGCTACCGACATCATGGTGGCGGGCAAGGTTGTTGTGGTCGTGGGCTACGGCGATGTGGGCAAGGGCTGCGCCCAGTCCATGCGCGGTTTTGGCGCACGAGTGCTGGTGACGGAAATCGACCCCATCTGCGCCCTTCAGGCCGCTATGGAAGGATTTGAAGTCACCACGGTTGAAAACGCCCTTCACCAGGGCGATATCTATGTGACCTGCACCGGCAACTACCATGTCATCACCGGCGCCCACATGGAAGCCATGAAGGACGAGGCCATTGTGTGCAACATCGGCCATTTCGACAGCGAAATCGAAATGTCCTACCTGGAAAACACCCCCGGCATAACCTGCCTGAACATCAAGCCGCAGGTGGACAAGTGGACGCTCAAGTCCGGCCGCAGCATCATTGTGCTGGCCGAGGGCCGTCTGGTTAACCTTGGCTGCGCCACCGGGCACGCCAGCTTTGTTATGTCCAACAGCTTCACCAACCAGACCCTTGCCCAGCTCAAGCTTGCCTCCGAACCGCTGGAAAACAAGGTTTACACCCTGCCCAAGGAACTGGACGAAGAAGTGGCCCGCCTGCACCTTGCCCGTCTTGGCGTCAAGCTTACCACGCTTACCCCCGAGCAGGCCGAGTATATCGGCGTGAAGGTTGAAGGGCCTTACAAGCCCAGCCATTACCGCTACTAA
- a CDS encoding metalloregulator ArsR/SmtB family transcription factor encodes MALLFFKALSDETRLRLVHILLHYELSVNELVSILDMGQSRVSRHLKILTEAGLLTSRRDGLWVFYATPRAGEYLDFLRAITPFVHPDAAMRADLNMAAQILEERALKTRQFFNAIAEDWDELNREVLGSFDLAGAVFDAMPDDCGTAVDLGCGTGTVLARMLPKAQGVIGVDGSARMLEICRRRFTPEDLAEGRVSLRIGELSHLPLRDHEADFACINLVLHHLSDPAEGLREIRRIMAVGGRFFVADFQRHADETMRSRYGDRWLGFDEQQLGLDLAAAGFAVLHCKHMQVNRNMTMLLLSAEAR; translated from the coding sequence ATGGCACTTTTATTTTTCAAAGCTCTGTCGGATGAAACTCGCCTGCGGCTGGTTCATATTCTGCTGCATTACGAACTCTCGGTCAACGAGCTGGTCAGTATCCTTGATATGGGGCAATCGCGTGTTTCGCGGCACCTCAAGATTCTTACCGAGGCAGGGCTGCTCACTTCGCGCCGTGATGGCCTGTGGGTTTTTTATGCCACGCCTCGCGCGGGCGAATATCTTGATTTTTTGCGCGCCATCACGCCCTTTGTCCACCCGGACGCCGCCATGCGGGCAGACCTCAATATGGCCGCGCAAATTCTTGAAGAACGCGCGCTTAAAACCCGCCAGTTTTTTAACGCCATTGCGGAAGACTGGGACGAGTTGAACCGCGAGGTTCTCGGTAGTTTTGATCTGGCCGGGGCAGTTTTTGATGCCATGCCTGACGACTGCGGCACAGCAGTGGACCTTGGCTGCGGCACTGGCACTGTGCTCGCACGCATGCTGCCCAAGGCGCAAGGGGTCATTGGGGTGGACGGCTCCGCCCGCATGCTTGAAATCTGCCGCCGCCGCTTTACTCCAGAGGATCTGGCCGAAGGCCGCGTTTCACTGCGCATTGGCGAACTGAGCCACCTGCCGCTGCGCGACCACGAGGCGGACTTTGCCTGCATCAACCTTGTGCTGCACCATCTTTCAGACCCGGCTGAAGGCCTGCGCGAGATCCGGCGCATCATGGCTGTGGGCGGCAGGTTCTTTGTGGCCGATTTTCAACGCCATGCCGATGAAACCATGCGCTCCCGCTACGGCGACCGCTGGCTTGGCTTTGACGAACAGCAGCTTGGCCTTGATCTGGCTGCGGCAGGCTTTGCGGTTTTGCACTGCAAGCACATGCAGGTGAACAGAAACATGACCATGCTTCTGCTCAGCGCCGAAGCCCGCTGA
- a CDS encoding DUF721 domain-containing protein — MAVFRKRQKGSQPMHAMEVMASVMAGLGAAPGQGETRARLQQLWLNWGMVMGPDLAPLARPMGHHRDVLLIGAEDAMLAQELHLMAGEMLERVNAFMEQPFFSAIKVSLLMGKAGLDKAATRKTANEDKPAPRLRAPEPRCADGVYLEAMDPASPVARAYARFIRQRRTR, encoded by the coding sequence ATGGCCGTATTCCGTAAACGACAGAAAGGCTCTCAGCCCATGCACGCCATGGAGGTCATGGCCTCAGTGATGGCGGGGCTTGGCGCGGCCCCCGGTCAGGGGGAAACGCGGGCGCGGTTGCAACAGCTCTGGCTCAACTGGGGCATGGTCATGGGGCCTGATCTTGCGCCTTTGGCGCGGCCCATGGGACATCATAGGGATGTTCTGCTTATCGGGGCAGAGGATGCCATGCTGGCGCAGGAGCTGCACCTTATGGCGGGCGAAATGCTGGAGAGGGTCAATGCCTTTATGGAACAGCCTTTTTTCAGCGCCATAAAGGTCAGCCTGCTTATGGGCAAGGCCGGTCTGGACAAAGCCGCAACGCGGAAAACGGCAAATGAGGATAAGCCAGCGCCCCGGTTACGAGCACCAGAGCCTCGGTGCGCTGATGGCGTGTATCTGGAGGCAATGGATCCTGCATCGCCGGTGGCGCGTGCCTATGCGCGCTTTATTCGGCAGCGTCGCACACGCTGA
- a CDS encoding thioesterase family protein, translated as MSNTITPGMNGMAETTVTEAMLASTVGSGKVSVFSTAMMVAWMEGTAVDVVQPSLEEGQTTVGTGISVSHVAATPQGMKVRFTAEVTAVSPNGKGLSFKVAAYDETGLIGEGTHERVVVNKDKFESRTRDKAKA; from the coding sequence ATGAGCAATACTATTACGCCCGGCATGAACGGCATGGCAGAAACCACAGTTACCGAGGCCATGCTGGCAAGCACGGTGGGCAGCGGCAAGGTCAGCGTGTTTTCCACGGCCATGATGGTGGCCTGGATGGAAGGCACCGCTGTGGATGTGGTGCAGCCAAGCCTGGAAGAAGGGCAGACAACCGTAGGAACCGGCATCAGCGTCAGCCATGTGGCAGCGACGCCGCAGGGTATGAAAGTGCGTTTTACTGCGGAAGTAACCGCAGTTTCCCCCAACGGCAAAGGCCTGAGTTTCAAGGTGGCTGCCTATGACGAGACAGGGCTGATCGGCGAGGGGACGCACGAGCGCGTGGTTGTGAACAAAGATAAATTTGAGAGCAGAACCAGGGACAAGGCAAAAGCCTGA
- a CDS encoding NADPH-dependent FMN reductase gives MGNLTFVGISGSLRKASRNTGLLRCCAAHLPQGVSLEIADISALPFYNADIEKPAVVQRLIDQVSAADGLVLACPEYNYSLAPALKNALDWLSREPDLAPLTGKTACIVGAGGGMGTSRAQYHLRQVCVYLNLHVLNKPELFSNAFTPAFADNGDVQDEALASQATALMQAMTDWTLRLK, from the coding sequence ATGGGCAACCTTACTTTTGTCGGCATATCGGGCAGTCTGCGCAAGGCTTCGCGCAATACCGGGCTTTTGCGGTGCTGCGCAGCGCATCTTCCTCAGGGTGTAAGCCTTGAAATTGCAGATATTTCCGCTCTGCCGTTCTACAACGCGGATATTGAAAAACCCGCTGTGGTGCAGCGCCTCATTGATCAGGTGAGCGCAGCGGACGGGCTGGTCCTGGCCTGCCCCGAATACAACTATTCTCTTGCTCCCGCGCTGAAAAACGCGCTGGACTGGCTTTCACGCGAACCCGACCTCGCGCCCCTTACAGGCAAAACCGCCTGCATCGTGGGTGCTGGCGGCGGCATGGGCACATCGCGGGCGCAGTACCATCTTCGTCAGGTGTGCGTGTATCTGAACCTGCACGTACTGAACAAGCCTGAGCTTTTTTCCAACGCTTTCACGCCTGCCTTTGCCGATAACGGCGATGTGCAGGATGAAGCCCTTGCGAGTCAGGCAACGGCCCTCATGCAGGCCATGACCGATTGGACGTTACGGCTGAAGTAG
- a CDS encoding YkgJ family cysteine cluster protein — translation MAASQEKDAQRFRYNNRRFERMPGMSLLLDAYALVDCGVAESIALQKEPPACGPGCCYCCIQPIPATPLEILALRLFAELELPPSRRDALKAAFALFHRERTTLGGACPFLLEGCCGAYPVRPIACRRYVVFGQPCKAGEDATQTRPADVLHPRQDAMQAALRLTLPWYRERYTLPEHITAEEAQAFFRGVTTVLQAVPWASYA, via the coding sequence ATGGCTGCCAGTCAGGAAAAAGACGCACAACGCTTCAGGTACAACAACCGCAGGTTTGAGCGCATGCCGGGCATGAGTCTGCTGCTGGACGCGTATGCCCTGGTGGATTGCGGCGTAGCGGAATCCATCGCGCTCCAGAAGGAGCCGCCAGCCTGCGGGCCGGGGTGCTGCTATTGCTGTATCCAGCCCATCCCTGCAACCCCACTGGAAATTCTGGCCTTGCGCCTTTTTGCGGAGCTGGAGCTTCCACCCTCCAGGCGGGATGCTCTCAAAGCAGCCTTTGCGCTGTTCCACAGAGAACGGACAACTCTTGGGGGTGCCTGCCCGTTCCTGCTGGAGGGGTGCTGCGGCGCTTATCCTGTACGTCCGATTGCGTGTAGGCGCTATGTAGTTTTCGGCCAGCCGTGTAAAGCGGGCGAGGATGCCACCCAGACCCGCCCTGCTGATGTGCTGCACCCGCGCCAGGATGCCATGCAGGCAGCCTTGCGGCTCACATTGCCCTGGTACAGGGAGCGGTACACCCTGCCGGAACACATTACAGCGGAGGAAGCACAGGCTTTCTTTCGCGGTGTCACCACGGTATTGCAGGCCGTGCCCTGGGCAAGCTACGCCTGA
- a CDS encoding FAD-binding and (Fe-S)-binding domain-containing protein — MPHKGPHISISPDYVVNRILRINIDDFAEWPESVRNLAIAIAEELFLVAYNPFINAETVRTSVRESYDKESVSLAHYYATAISEGLTMFWSAHEAETAFRAKLVDALHGVLPDECILTNPAAMVESATDATDLRMELPLLVVEPDNTEQVAELVKLANDMKFALIPRGGGSGMTGGAVPARKRTVIVSLTRLTRIGPVDLETMTVTCQAGAITQAVINAVDAEGALFSVDPASKQASTIGGNVSENAGGPSAFEYGTTLDNLLWWRMVTPTGEIITVERENHPRHKILPDETAVFVVKDVSGGVRNVVHLRGDEIRLPGLGKDVTNKVLGGLPGMQKEGVDGIITEACFIVHPKPKYSRVMVLEFFGRSMHPAAIVVRELVALRNRIRQEGDYAHLSAMEEFNAKYVQAIEYKRKSEKYEGSPISVIILQVDGDDPYLLDKCVGDIVGVVEQQDNVDIIVAADDKEGERFWEDRHRLSAIAKRTSGFKMNEDVVIPMDRIPDFALFLEQINLECTAASYRYALQEVGRLPGFPMEDKDFNREFSQASKAASGDVAATEISDMELAARAEDFLAKLKEKYPHLAKKIDKIREYMDASRIVVASHMHAGDGNCHVNIPVNSNDAHMLEEAEETAARIMAECQEMGGEVSGEHGIGITKIAFFGKDKMDALRAFKERVDPRDVMNPAKLVFRELPVRPFTFSFNRLIRDIRESGLPDKEKLISLLTSIQVCTRCGKCKQVCSMCYPERSMQYHPRNKNMVLGMLLEAVYYSQVNKGRIEESLHKALRDIVEHCTACGRCMANCPVKIPSGEVALTLRALLEHEGAGGHPIKGHALEWLSRDIQHRAPKAAKMASLGQKMQNKFLGFVPEMWKRRLKSPLFSGRGPKMGYTNLYETLKLHRGSIFAPAEPTPGMPCVLYFPGCGGALFYDRIGVSSVMLLLKAGFAVAVPPRHMCCGFPLLAAGMDTAFEDNMAQNRQYLASMLRNLAKLGFDCKHMVTACGSCRDGLERLHMETQFPQLTLRDVGQLTLPLLDKDMLKAPLPEGSNVVYHGACHCEWADVHKIKGQKQIIKALGDFSGAKITLNPGCCGESGMGAMTSPDIYNLLRSRKQMRLGEAFEQGNDGPVIVGCPSCKIGIGRCLINMRDKRPVMHVVEWLAGQVDGEDRRQTFRKKVNEMRGEVRVIDLK; from the coding sequence ATGCCCCACAAGGGTCCGCATATCTCCATTTCTCCCGACTATGTGGTGAACAGGATTCTGCGCATCAACATTGATGACTTTGCAGAATGGCCCGAATCTGTGCGCAACCTGGCCATCGCCATAGCCGAAGAACTTTTTCTGGTGGCCTACAACCCCTTTATCAATGCGGAAACCGTGCGCACCAGCGTGCGCGAAAGCTATGACAAGGAATCAGTCTCTCTGGCGCACTATTACGCCACGGCCATCAGCGAAGGCCTCACCATGTTCTGGTCGGCCCACGAGGCCGAAACCGCCTTCCGCGCCAAACTGGTGGACGCCCTGCACGGCGTTTTGCCCGATGAATGCATTCTGACCAATCCCGCTGCCATGGTGGAATCGGCAACAGACGCCACCGACTTGCGCATGGAACTGCCCTTGTTGGTGGTTGAGCCGGACAATACCGAGCAGGTGGCCGAGCTTGTAAAGCTTGCCAACGACATGAAGTTTGCGCTCATTCCGCGCGGCGGCGGCTCTGGCATGACCGGCGGCGCAGTACCCGCGCGCAAGCGCACGGTTATTGTCAGCCTTACGCGGCTGACGCGCATCGGGCCCGTTGACCTTGAAACCATGACAGTCACCTGTCAGGCAGGGGCCATCACCCAGGCCGTTATCAATGCTGTGGACGCCGAGGGTGCGCTGTTTTCCGTTGATCCGGCCTCCAAGCAGGCCTCGACCATCGGCGGCAACGTTTCTGAAAACGCGGGCGGCCCCAGCGCCTTTGAATATGGCACCACGCTGGACAATCTGCTGTGGTGGCGCATGGTCACGCCCACGGGTGAAATCATCACCGTTGAACGTGAAAACCACCCCCGCCACAAAATTCTGCCTGACGAAACCGCCGTCTTTGTGGTCAAGGACGTGAGCGGCGGCGTACGTAACGTGGTGCACCTGCGCGGCGACGAAATCCGTCTGCCGGGCCTTGGCAAGGACGTGACCAACAAGGTTTTGGGCGGCCTGCCGGGCATGCAGAAAGAGGGCGTGGACGGCATCATTACCGAAGCCTGCTTTATCGTTCACCCCAAGCCCAAGTATAGCCGCGTCATGGTGCTTGAATTCTTTGGCCGCTCCATGCACCCCGCTGCCATCGTGGTGCGCGAGCTGGTGGCCCTGCGCAACCGTATCCGGCAGGAAGGCGACTACGCCCACCTGTCGGCCATGGAAGAATTCAACGCCAAGTACGTGCAGGCCATCGAATACAAGCGCAAGTCCGAAAAATACGAGGGCTCGCCCATTTCGGTTATCATCCTCCAGGTGGATGGCGACGATCCTTACCTGCTCGACAAATGCGTGGGCGACATCGTGGGCGTTGTGGAACAGCAGGACAACGTGGATATCATCGTTGCTGCCGACGACAAGGAAGGCGAACGCTTCTGGGAAGACCGCCACAGGCTCTCGGCCATCGCCAAGCGCACCTCCGGCTTTAAAATGAACGAGGACGTGGTCATCCCCATGGACCGCATCCCCGACTTTGCGCTGTTCCTTGAGCAGATCAATCTGGAGTGCACGGCGGCCTCCTACCGGTACGCCTTGCAGGAAGTGGGGCGTCTGCCGGGCTTCCCCATGGAAGACAAGGACTTTAACCGCGAGTTTTCGCAGGCCTCCAAGGCTGCCTCGGGCGATGTTGCCGCCACCGAAATTTCGGATATGGAACTGGCCGCCCGCGCCGAAGACTTTCTTGCCAAGCTCAAGGAAAAATACCCCCATCTTGCCAAAAAGATCGACAAGATCAGGGAGTACATGGACGCCAGCCGCATTGTGGTTGCCAGCCATATGCACGCGGGCGACGGCAACTGCCATGTGAACATCCCTGTGAACTCCAACGATGCCCACATGCTTGAAGAAGCGGAAGAAACCGCAGCCCGCATCATGGCTGAATGCCAGGAAATGGGCGGCGAGGTTTCGGGCGAGCACGGCATCGGCATCACCAAGATCGCCTTTTTCGGCAAAGACAAGATGGACGCCCTGCGCGCCTTCAAGGAGCGCGTGGATCCACGCGATGTGATGAACCCGGCCAAGCTGGTTTTCCGCGAACTGCCGGTGCGCCCCTTTACCTTCTCGTTCAACCGCCTGATCCGCGATATTCGCGAAAGCGGCTTGCCCGACAAGGAAAAGCTCATCAGCCTGCTCACCTCCATTCAGGTCTGCACACGCTGCGGCAAGTGCAAGCAGGTCTGCTCCATGTGCTATCCCGAGCGCTCCATGCAGTACCACCCCCGCAACAAGAACATGGTGCTGGGCATGCTGCTGGAGGCCGTGTACTACAGTCAGGTCAACAAGGGCCGCATCGAGGAAAGCCTGCACAAGGCCCTGCGCGATATTGTGGAGCACTGCACCGCCTGTGGCCGCTGCATGGCCAACTGCCCGGTCAAGATTCCCTCGGGCGAGGTGGCCCTTACCCTGCGCGCCCTGCTGGAACACGAAGGCGCTGGCGGGCACCCCATCAAGGGGCATGCCCTTGAGTGGCTCTCGCGCGACATCCAGCACCGTGCGCCCAAGGCGGCCAAAATGGCTTCGCTCGGGCAAAAGATGCAGAACAAGTTTCTCGGTTTCGTGCCAGAAATGTGGAAACGCCGCCTGAAGAGCCCGCTCTTTTCCGGTCGCGGCCCCAAGATGGGCTACACAAATCTGTATGAAACCCTCAAGCTGCACAGGGGTTCCATTTTTGCGCCTGCCGAGCCAACGCCGGGCATGCCCTGCGTCTTGTACTTCCCCGGTTGCGGCGGCGCGCTGTTCTATGACCGCATCGGCGTTTCGTCCGTCATGCTGCTGCTCAAGGCCGGCTTTGCCGTAGCCGTGCCACCCCGGCACATGTGCTGCGGCTTCCCCTTGCTGGCTGCGGGCATGGATACGGCCTTTGAAGACAACATGGCCCAGAACCGGCAGTATCTGGCCTCCATGCTGCGCAATCTTGCCAAGCTGGGCTTTGACTGCAAGCATATGGTAACAGCCTGCGGCTCGTGCCGTGACGGCCTTGAACGCCTGCACATGGAAACGCAGTTCCCGCAGTTGACCCTGCGCGATGTGGGCCAGCTTACCCTGCCCCTGCTGGACAAGGACATGCTCAAGGCTCCCCTGCCGGAAGGCTCAAATGTGGTCTACCATGGCGCATGCCACTGCGAATGGGCCGATGTGCACAAGATCAAGGGACAAAAGCAGATTATCAAGGCGCTGGGCGACTTCAGCGGTGCCAAGATTACGCTCAACCCCGGCTGCTGCGGCGAATCGGGCATGGGCGCCATGACCTCGCCCGACATCTACAACCTGCTGCGTTCGCGCAAGCAGATGCGCCTTGGCGAAGCCTTTGAACAGGGCAATGACGGCCCCGTGATTGTGGGCTGTCCCTCTTGCAAGATCGGTATTGGCCGCTGCCTCATCAACATGCGCGACAAACGCCCTGTCATGCACGTGGTTGAATGGCTGGCCGGTCAGGTGGATGGTGAGGACCGCCGCCAGACTTTCCGCAAGAAGGTCAACGAAATGCGCGGCGAAGTGCGCGTTATTGACCTGAAATAA
- the cydB gene encoding cytochrome d ubiquinol oxidase subunit II has protein sequence MLETIWFVLWALLWAVYFILDGFDLGLGALLPFLGKNESERRIMYNAAGPFWDGNEVWLISAGGVTFAAFPKAYAVMFSALYAPLLLLLFALIFRAVSFEFRNKVEHDSWRALWDGVHFLANLIPCVLLGVAFANLFMGIPIDAKGVYHGNLLALLSIYGLAGGVFFLCMFLLHGSLWLAIKSTGSLQTRAVASATFLWPVMLLLLVVFLVLTAMYTKLYANFLAMPVLFVLPLLALAGLVGARIMLGAGKLWLAWGCSAVFILGVTFFGVAGMFPGMIISSIDPAATVTAFNGASSQLTLKIMLGVALVMVPIVLAYQFWMYRLFSAPVTNEDIKDEHAY, from the coding sequence ATGTTGGAAACCATCTGGTTTGTGCTGTGGGCATTGTTGTGGGCCGTGTACTTTATTCTGGACGGTTTTGATCTGGGCCTTGGCGCGTTGCTGCCCTTTTTGGGCAAAAACGAGTCTGAGCGCCGCATCATGTACAATGCTGCCGGGCCCTTCTGGGACGGCAACGAAGTGTGGCTTATTTCCGCTGGCGGCGTGACCTTTGCGGCTTTCCCCAAGGCCTATGCGGTTATGTTCAGCGCGCTGTACGCTCCGCTGCTTCTGCTGCTGTTCGCCCTTATTTTCCGGGCTGTTTCCTTCGAGTTCCGCAACAAGGTGGAACATGACAGCTGGCGCGCCCTGTGGGACGGTGTGCACTTTCTTGCCAACCTGATCCCCTGCGTGCTTCTGGGCGTGGCTTTCGCCAACCTGTTCATGGGCATTCCCATTGACGCCAAGGGCGTTTACCACGGCAATCTGCTTGCCTTGCTGAGCATTTACGGTCTTGCGGGCGGCGTGTTCTTTTTGTGCATGTTCCTGCTGCACGGCTCCCTGTGGCTGGCCATCAAGAGCACAGGCAGCCTGCAAACCCGAGCTGTGGCATCGGCTACATTCCTGTGGCCTGTCATGCTGTTGCTGCTGGTGGTCTTTCTGGTTCTCACCGCCATGTACACCAAGCTGTATGCAAACTTCTTGGCCATGCCTGTTCTGTTTGTTCTGCCCTTGCTGGCGCTGGCGGGCCTTGTGGGTGCGCGCATCATGCTGGGTGCGGGCAAGCTGTGGCTGGCCTGGGGGTGCAGCGCCGTATTCATTCTTGGCGTTACATTCTTTGGCGTGGCGGGCATGTTCCCCGGCATGATCATATCTTCCATTGATCCTGCCGCCACGGTTACGGCCTTTAACGGCGCTTCCAGCCAGCTGACGCTCAAGATCATGCTGGGGGTGGCCCTGGTTATGGTGCCCATCGTGCTTGCGTACCAGTTCTGGATGTACAGGCTGTTCTCTGCCCCTGTGACCAATGAAGACATCAAGGACGAACACGCCTACTAG
- a CDS encoding cytochrome ubiquinol oxidase subunit I yields the protein MDVVMLSRLQFAVAVFFHFIFVPLTLGLSVILAWMETRYVRTGDEFWKKQAKFWGKLFLINFTLGVVTGITLEFQFGTNWSRYSEYVGDIFGSLLAIEATVAFFLESTFLAVWHFGWNRVSKKMHLAAIYIVAFAGNLSALWIILANGFMQHPVGYTINETVGRAELANFWQVVTNGYAWGMYAHTVLASWALGGFFVLGVSAWHLLRKSQVDFFRASFKMAAPFTLILVLLLGLSGDQQGKTVAQVQPAKLAALESHWETGRNVPFYLLAWPDEANEGNKVQAIGIPGLLSWIAYGDTNAEVKGLKDFAKEDRPPVMPTFLSFRGMIAMAGLFVLLAVGAFLQRKKDEPCPLLLKALVWNIPLPYVAIMLGWAVAEIGRQPWIVYGLMRTSDAVSPVPAENVAISLGAFIVVYSLLGLLDIYLLRKYAIKGPDAQEV from the coding sequence ATGGACGTTGTAATGCTTTCGCGTTTGCAATTCGCTGTGGCCGTTTTTTTCCATTTCATATTCGTACCGCTTACGCTCGGTCTTTCCGTCATTCTCGCCTGGATGGAAACCCGCTATGTGCGTACCGGTGACGAATTCTGGAAAAAACAAGCCAAATTTTGGGGAAAACTTTTTCTCATCAACTTTACCCTTGGCGTGGTGACGGGCATCACGCTTGAGTTCCAGTTCGGCACCAACTGGTCCCGCTACTCGGAATACGTGGGCGATATTTTCGGCTCCCTGCTGGCTATTGAAGCCACGGTGGCTTTTTTTCTGGAATCCACGTTCCTTGCAGTGTGGCACTTCGGCTGGAACCGCGTTAGCAAAAAAATGCATCTTGCCGCCATTTACATTGTGGCATTTGCGGGCAACCTTTCCGCCCTGTGGATCATTCTTGCCAACGGCTTTATGCAGCACCCGGTGGGCTATACCATCAATGAGACAGTTGGCCGTGCAGAGCTTGCCAACTTCTGGCAGGTGGTGACCAATGGCTACGCCTGGGGCATGTATGCGCATACGGTGCTTGCATCTTGGGCGCTGGGCGGCTTTTTTGTGCTGGGCGTTTCGGCCTGGCATTTGCTGCGCAAGAGCCAGGTGGACTTTTTCAGGGCCTCCTTCAAGATGGCCGCGCCTTTCACCCTGATTCTTGTTTTGCTGCTGGGCCTTTCGGGCGACCAGCAGGGCAAGACTGTGGCCCAGGTGCAGCCTGCCAAGCTGGCCGCGCTGGAATCCCACTGGGAAACCGGGCGCAACGTGCCCTTCTATCTGCTGGCATGGCCTGACGAGGCCAATGAAGGAAACAAGGTTCAGGCCATTGGCATTCCCGGTCTGCTGAGCTGGATCGCCTACGGCGACACCAACGCCGAAGTGAAGGGCCTCAAGGACTTTGCCAAGGAGGACCGCCCCCCGGTCATGCCTACCTTCCTGAGCTTTCGCGGCATGATCGCCATGGCAGGCCTGTTTGTGCTGCTGGCCGTGGGCGCTTTTTTGCAGCGTAAAAAGGACGAACCCTGCCCCCTGCTGCTCAAGGCGCTGGTGTGGAACATCCCCCTGCCCTACGTTGCCATCATGCTGGGTTGGGCAGTGGCCGAAATTGGCCGCCAGCCCTGGATTGTTTATGGTCTCATGCGCACTTCCGACGCGGTTTCGCCAGTTCCAGCCGAGAATGTCGCCATTTCGCTGGGTGCCTTCATAGTGGTGTATTCCCTGCTTGGCCTTCTGGACATTTACTTGCTGCGTAAATACGCCATCAAGGGCCCTGACGCCCAGGAGGTATAG